A stretch of the Plodia interpunctella isolate USDA-ARS_2022_Savannah chromosome Z, ilPloInte3.2, whole genome shotgun sequence genome encodes the following:
- the MnM gene encoding titin: MGNQHSAAHTALKPRKNVHWKSAGRPAPPGKPDIIPILTDEEPNAITLRWAPAVHDGGAPLQGYQVECNRLGSPDWIRTAPPIVLRPELVLTGLEPPHRYQFRVAALNAVGRSEYSELSDVLTVSFERGAQEAPIFLQHVDDVTALENDKTEFRVTFTGAPTPTIAWFKDDYEIFSSRRTAITTTESSSVLIFHQTLASDEGEIKCTATNRAGHAVTKARLALEAAPKLRYPRQYEDGLLYEINETVYLKTTIVGKPAPTVEWLHDGQSIVVDDRVEITNTPKFSVLKIHSARRSDRGEYQVHARNNIGEDTAAFLVTITAPPDAPKRVSVTRQVDKSVTLDWEPPEDDGGCRIGNYVVEYYRTGWNVWLKATTSRKTNVTLFDLIEGSEYRFRVKAESPYGMSAPSAESATVKIPGRAVDVEFLAVESRIINDALTKEEGVVTRVSPVPRRKRANTAPEAAPPARVPRTEYKDPAGSNEFMLVLYPDKADDKAEKRKSFQLDLEDALSPPPISLSAPELSSRCIMPFKALRNAVSSTELLHERAMARFYKAVQMKEEQSKHKDDKPSKIDINTDIPYNNHDKTNDIIETTKPVITPTTKTPEIYIKTDSIENRQYKYNSRQASHDSETSDSRWQQNSMSFDEDYTASTVSTDGENSEEEGSLNGELDIRSQYSNEEDTYHPRDKTARRSPSYIKEEIEEEEESEREIVKPLPLPDPNFVPKPILKRRDLDQPESKLPQHTGTANYINSMEEKVKPEEKPKKEEKVSMFKKFTKMPVQKPFQFPKILSKKEPEKQKEEVNVSNNASKKPNNVETIQDKVTDEGRTVIDYYTNIVKEYGSQKKSSTTLYTTTEDLKTVAEKQEKTESLKIPVTGGKRIVKQRKTQANNSSANKAAKTKPKQANSIDKTNLNKKPGSEKSKIIKKANSTPKAQDNQNVLHESNKKYTQQIVLKKTERATIVIPIDYQELEEKAKVTVRSAIDYTVDMCLLLLAFWVYFFKDERLAIPFLILIIYRQLQETFLMNIPEWVRRHTPNWIKKKTS; the protein is encoded by the exons atgGGCAACCAACACTCTGCCGCACACACGGCGCTCAAGCCCAGGAAAAACGTGCACTGGAAGTCCGCAG GGCGGCCGGCACCGCCAGGAAAACCGGATATCATTCCGATACTGACTGATGAGGAGCCGAACGCAATCACTTTGCGGTGGGCGCCCGCGGTACACGACGGGGGCGCGCCGCTGCAAGGGTACCAGGTGGAATGCAACCGTCTGGGGTCCCCCGATTGGATCCGCACGGCGCCGCCCATCGTGTTGCGCCCCGAGCTGGTGCTGACGGGGCTGGAGCCGCCGCATCGCTACCAGTTCCGCGTGGCAGCCTTGAACGCCGTCGGCCGGTCTGAATACAGCGAACTCTCCGACGTACTCACGGTTAGCTTCGAACGAGGTGCCCAAGAAGCGCCCATTTTCCTCCAGCATGTTGATGATGTGACTGCCCTCGAGAATGACAAAACTGAATTCCGAGTAACTTTTACCGGTGCGCCGACCCCTACAATCGCCTGGTTCAAGGACGACTATGAAATATTCAGTAGCCGACGAACGGCGATAACGACCACTGAGTCTTCCAGCGTTCTTATTTTCCATCAAACCTTGGCTAGTGACGAAGGTGAAATCAAATGTACAGCCACAAATCGCGCGGGACACGCAGTCACTAAAGCGCGACTCGCTCTAGAAGCTGCACCTAAATTACGCTATCCGCGTCAGTACGAAGATGGATTACTTTACGAAATAAACGAAACGGTTTACTTAAAAACCACAATCGTAGGAAAGCCAGCACCGACCGTTGAATGGCTACATGATGGGCAATCGATAGTTGTAGATGACCGTGTAGAAATTACGAATACGCCTAAATTTTCTGTGCTAAAGATTCACTCTGCGCGAAGAAGCGATCGCGGAGAATATCAAGTGCATGCAAGAAACAATATAGGAGAGGACACTGCCGCTTTCTTGGTAACGATAACAGCTCCACCAGACGCGCCCAAACGAGTATCAGTAACACGGCAGGTGGATAAGTCTGTAACGTTGGACTGGGAACCACCAGAAGACGACGGCGGTTGTCGCATAGGAAATTACGTAGTGGAATATTACCGCACCGGGTGGAACGTGTGGTTGAAGGCGACGACTAGTCGCAAGACGAACGTGACGCTCTTCGATTTGATTGAAGGGAGCGAGTACCGCTTCCGCGTGAAAGCTGAGAGTCCTTATGGTATGAGCGCACCGAGCGCAGAATCTGCGACTGTGAAGATACCCGGGCGGGCTGTGGACGTAGAGTTCTTAGCGGTGGAGTCAAGGATCATAAACGATGCTCTGACGAAGGAGGAGGGCGTAGTGACACGGGTATCGCCGGTGCCGCGCCGCAAGCGAGCCAACACTGCGCCGGAGGCTGCGCCCCCGGCCCGCGTGCCCCGCACTGAGTACAAGGATCCAGCGGGCAGCAACGAGTTCATGCTCGTGTTGTATCCAGACAAGGCGGATGATAAAGCCG aaaaaaggAAGTCGTTCCAACTAGATCTGGAAGACGCGCTCTCCCCGCCTCCGATATCGCTGTCAGCTCCCGAGCTCAGCTCGCGCTGTATCATGCCGTTCAAAGCGCTCCGCAATGCCGTCAGCTCCACGGAGCTACTACACGAACGAGCCATGGCACGCTTCTACAAGGCTGTGCAAATGAAAGAGGAACAATCCAAACACAAAGACGATAAACCTTCAAAAATAGATATCAACACTGACATTCCGTACAATAACCATGACAAAACAAACGACATTATAGAAACGACAAAACCTGTAATAACACCAACTACGAAAACACCAGAGATCTACATCAAGACGGATTCTATTGAAAACagacaatacaaatataactCCAGGCAGGCCTCTCACGACTCTGAAACTTCAGATAGCAGATGGCAACAAAATAGTATGTCATTTGATGAAGATTACACAGCCAGTACAGTTTCAACAGATGGAGAAAATTCAGAAGAGGAAGGAAGCCTCAATGGAGAACTTGATATAAGAAGTCAATATTCAAATGAAGAAGATACATACCATCCCAGGGACAAAACGGCACGTCGGTCACCttcttatataaaagaagaaattgaagaagaagaagaatccGAGCGAGAAATTGTTAAACCGTTACCACTTCCTGATCCTAATTTTGTTCCAAAACCAATATTAAAACGTAGGGATTTAGATCAACCAGAGTCTAAACTACCACAACATACAGGGACAGCAAATTACATAAACTCAATGGAAGAGAAGGTAAAACCTGAAGAAAAACccaagaaagaagaaaaagtatcAATGTTCAAAAAATTCACCAAAATGCCTGTCCAAAAACCTTTCCAGTTTCCAAAAATACTGTCTAAAAAGGAACcggaaaaacaaaaagaagaaGTAAATGTATCAAATAATGCTAGTAAAAAACCAAACAACGTAGAGACAATTCAAGACAAAGTAACTGATGAAGGTAGGACGGTCATAGactattatacaaatatagtcAAAGAATATGGAAGTCAAAAGAAGTCCTCTACGACACTTTACACCACAACTGAAGACTTGAAAACGGTAGCGGAAAAGCAAGAAAAAACTGAGTCTTTAAAAATTCCTGTGACCGGAGGAAAGAGAATAGTCAAGCAGAGGAAAACGCAAGCAAATAATTCTAGTGCTAACAAAGCTGCGAAAACAAAGCCTAAACAAGCAAATTCTATtgacaaaacaaatttgaataaaaaacctGGTagtgaaaaaagtaaaattattaaaaaggcaaattctactccgaaagCACAAGACAATCAAAACGTATTGCAcgaaagtaacaaaaaatatacccaGCAAATAGTTCTAAAGAAGACGGAACGAGCGACTATTGTAATACCAATAGACTACCAGGAATTAGAGGAGAAAGCTAAAGTGACTGTGAGATCCGCGATCGACTACACGGTAGATATGTGTCTTCTTCTCCTGGCCTTCTGGGTATACTTCTTCAAGGACGAAAGGCTTGCCATCCCCTTCCTCATACTCATCATCTACCGACAGCTGCAAGAGACCTTCCTGATGAACATCCCTGAGTGGGTTAGGCGCCACACTCCCAACTGGATCAAGAAAAAGACATCTTGA
- the LOC128683229 gene encoding cytosol aminopeptidase-like — protein MLDNRLITYFVPKLARSVQQFRIPCTDCVKRSPKRKVVDPKLCHIRDRGLVLGVYYNENISIGESAILTASAQKMDRKTGGKLWKLLKLAPMPRLGEHRVFFDLDSDYAFVAVAGLGSECLSYNETEQLDESKEAIRIAAGVGSRALQEMHPRHIDVESFGNAEAAAEGAALATWQFREYRAPDVTRKIPIIRLHLHDDCDYVGWKMGMLKAEAQNLARFLQEMPANLLNPTSFAKLAVDLLCELDINVHVKTQGWAASREMGGFVGIGKSSVQPPLFVEIGYFGGGPCSRPVVLIGKGVTFDSGSLDLKSAKELKYMRGDMAGAACVLAVTRAAARLKLPINIRGILPLCEIMPSGRSPKFGDVFTGANGKSIHLRLPSKEGRLVIADSLLYARKYWPQFIVDVGTMSKELLDTLGGAACGYYTNSEQLMNYTQTASSHTGDRIWRMPLWKYYENRVLNCSTCDVANTAHHQYGDSPNCAAFLKQFVCDSQWMHFDTYNIMYSKGHDFAYLGRGMTGRPTRTIIELMCQLVADSKL, from the coding sequence ATGTTAGATAATcgtttaattacttattttgttcCAAAATTAGCGCGTTCAGTTCAGCAATTCAGAATCCCATGTACAGATTGCGTCAAAAGAAGTCCGAAGCGAAAAGTAGTCGACCCTAAGTTATGTCATATTCGAGACAGGGGACTCGTTCTCGGTGTATactacaatgaaaatatttctattggTGAAAGTGCGATTCTTACAGCTAGTGCCCAAAAAATGGATAGAAAGACTGGGGGGAAACTATGGAAACTGCTCAAGCTAGCCCCCATGCCGAGACTCGGGGAACACAGGGTTTTCTTTGATCTAGATTCAGATTACGCTTTCGTAGCCGTTGCTGGTCTCGGCTCTGAATGTTTGTCCTACAATGAAACGGAGCAGCTGGATGAAAGCAAGGAGGCCATACGGATAGCGGCCGGTGTAGGCTCCCGGGCACTGCAAGAGATGCATCCGAGACACATCGACGTGGAGTCGTTCGGCAACGCGGAGGCGGCGGCCGAGGGCGCCGCGCTCGCCACCTGGCAATTCCGAGAATACCGGGCCCCAGATGTTACACGAAAAATCCCAATAATCAGACTGCATCTTCATGACGACTGCGACTACGTGGGATGGAAGATGGGTATGTTAAAGGCCGAAGCACAGAATTTGGCTCGATTCTTACAAGAGATGCCTGCTAATCTACTTAATCCTACAAGTTTCGCAAAACTTGCAGTCGATTTGCTTTGCGAACTAGATATTAACGTACACGTGAAGACTCAAGGATGGGCTGCGAGTAGAGAGATGGGTGGCTTCGTTGGTATAGGAAAATCATCAGTGCAACCTCCACTATTTGTAGAGATCGGTTACTTCGGAGGTGGGCCATGTAGCCGGCCTGTTGTTTTGATTGGTAAAGGCGTAACATTCGATAGCGGATCTTTAGATTTGAAATCAGCTAAAGAGTTAAAATACATGAGAGGTGACATGGCAGGGGCCGCCTGTGTTCTGGCCGTCACGAGAGCCGCCGCTAGATTGAAATTGCCCATCAACATACGGGGGATATTGCCACTTTGCGAAATCATGCCTAGCGGGCGCAGTCCGAAATTCGGCGATGTTTTTACTGGTGCAAACGGCAAATCTATTCATTTAAGATTGCCTTCTAAAGAGGGGCGCCTGGTAATAGCAGATAGTTTATTATACGCAAGGAAATACTGGCCGCAATTCATTGTGGATGTCGGGACTATGTCTAAGGAGCTGCTGGATACGTTGGGTGGAGCAGCGTGCGGATACTATACAAATTCCGAGCAGCTGATGAATTACACGCAGACTGCGAGCAGTCACACGGGCGACCGCATCTGGCGGATGCCGCTGTGGAAGTACTACGAGAACCGCGTCCTCAACTGCAGCACGTGTGACGTGGCCAACACGGCCCATCACCAGTACGGAGACTCTCCGAACTGCGCCGCTTTCCTCAAGCAGTTCGTGTGCGACAGCCAGTGGATGCACTTCGACACGTACAACATCATGTACAGCAAGGGCCACGACTTCGCGTACCTGGGCCGCGGCATGACGGGCCGTCCCACCCGCACCATCATCGAACTCATGTGCCAATTAGTTGCCGATTCtaaattgtaa
- the LOC128682895 gene encoding glycosyltransferase 25 family member — MFLWTLINLKKMHLKTFIIILGFCSLQCFECFVHNSEYKWPTIGISVLVRNKAHTLPYFLTCLRNMDYPKDRLYLWMYSDYNEDNSVEIIETWAENYASEYNGVYITKNTTSPKLHFEEKSPTHWSIARFRHVIALREKALQFAKNMWADYLFMIDADVFLTDRDTLKSLVRKNLTIVAPMLLSDGLYSNFWCGMTENYYYQRTDDYQPILRRENQTCHEVPMVNTAVLISLRHTATDSLTYDPKKMEGYNGPQDDIIAFAISARNKGIALKICNDHIYGFVLVPLEETDSLEKDNEQLLNIKLEAISRSVPLTVDSALQKYVKYPEKWKFGFDEIYMINLERRPERRQMMELSFKELGMDVKLFKAVDGRILDLNDLREYSVTLMPNYEDPYHKRPMKAGEVGCFLSHYYIWEEIVKNKYAKTLILEDDVYFVPYFRHRLVALLDELKDIKWDLLYLGRKAMHGGDEEYTTKHTTRPLYSYWTLGYALSERGASKLLAARPLANMMPVDEFLPVMFDQHPNDTWKSHFPQRNLVALSAAPLLVYPTHYTGEDGYVSDTENSHIVQQDDFHNEL, encoded by the exons ATGTTTTTGTggactttaattaatttaaaaaaaatgcatttaaaaacatttattattatattaggatTTTGTTCGTTACAATGTTTTGAATGTTTTGTTCATAATTCTGAGTATAAATGGCCAACCATCGGCATTTCCGTTCTTGTTCGAAATAAAGCTCACACTTTGCCTTATTTTCTTACTTGTTTACGAAATATGGATTATCCCAAGGATCGATTATATCTTTG gATGTATAGTGATTATAATGAAGATAACAGTGTGGAAATCATTGAGACGTGGGCAGAAAATTATGCATCTGAATACAATGGTGTgtatataactaaaaatactaCAAGCCCGAAGTTGCATTTTGAGGAAAAGTCACCAACTCACTGGAGTATAGCGCGGTTCAGGCATGTTATTGCGCTTCGAGAAAAAGCACTTCAGTTTGCTAAGAACATGTGGgctgattatttattt atGATTGATGCTGATGTGTTTTTGACTGACAGAGACACACTTAAGAGTCTTGTGAGAAAGAACTTAACTATTGTAGCTCCTATGCTACTGTCTGACGGACTATATTCCAACTTCTG GTGTGGCATGACAGAGAACTATTACTACCAAAGAACAGACGACTACCAGCCGATTTTGCGTCGAGAGAACCAAACTTGCCACGAAGTGCCGATGGTTAACACTGCCGTCTTGATATCGCTCAGGCATACCGCAACGGACTCGCTCACATATGACCCTAAGAAAATGGAAGGGTATAATGGACCCCAAGACGATATCATAGCATTTGCTATCAGTGCTAGGAATAAAG GTATCGCCctgaaaatatgtaatgacCACATATATGGCTTCGTGCTTGTTCCTCTCGAGGAGACGGACAGCCTCGAGAAAGACAACGAGCAACTGCTTAACATCAAGTTGGAGGCGATCAGTCGCAGTGTGCCCCTGACTGTGGACTCTGCTTTGCAGAAATATGTCAAGTATCCGGAGAAATGGAAGTTTGGCTTCGATGAGATATACATGATCAACTTGGAAAGGAGACCGGAGAGGAGGCAGATGATGGAATTGAGTTTCAAAGAGCTTGGCATGGATGTTAAGCTGTTTAAGGCTGTTGATGGAAG aatattGGACTTGAATGATCTACGAGAGTACTCCGTCACACTGATGCCGAATTACGAGGACCCTTATCATAAGAG GCCTATGAAGGCGGGTGAAGTGGGCTGTTTCCTGAGTCACTACTACATTTGGGAAgag ATAGTGAAGAACAAATATGCGAAGACTCTGATTCTAGAGGATGACGTGTATTTTGTCCCTTATTTCCGACACCGGCTGGTAGCACTATTGGACGAGCTCAAGGACATCAAATGGGACCTCCT ATACCTAGGCCGGAAAGCAATGCACGGTGGCGACGAAGAGTACACGACGAAGCACACAACTAGGCCGCTGTATTCGTACTGGACGCTCGGGTACGCGTTGAGCGAACGCGGCGCGAGCAAACTGCTCGCCGCGCGCCCGCTCGCGAACATGATGCCCGTCGACGAATTCCTGCCTGTCATGTTCGACCAACATCCCAA TGACACATGGAAATCCCATTTCCCCCAACGTAACCTGGTGGCGCTGTCGGCCGCCCCGCTCCTGGTGTACCCCACGCACTACACGGGCGAGGACGGCTACGTCAGCGACACGGAAAATTCCCACATCGTACAACAGGACGATTTCCATAACGAGCTTTGA
- the hig gene encoding locomotion-related protein Hikaru genki, with protein sequence MYLIILCLIYISYVTCAEEENVTFPIDDFKCSLPDVTSLDLNLDVTRFRSDFSKISEVKFPGLIGPLNERLICKIKCIDGNWVGPLCSTSPDGRFQPILRECLYRNDHPLLAISFKNSSIDRDTHFPHGSVILARCRHYGLYKLKGDNLLRCENGEWTPKFPECVPTTLVTNFTGDAPPTIQYTVVSGSAVVTPSGELFVYPDSTVRLDCISPKALGEPDWSWTQALGQHNAGWSTDDGERETHYRLTLSKMSARHSDQYTCAAPGGHTNTVLVKVVNVACPPANISSAHVRQFAQGNKLGHSVHFSCQPGYHLNGSAILTCMGDGHWSALPPTCVETFCPLLTSLGPQLSVVEYNSSFGGRAVFQCSWGYRLVGVPGLECELDGRWSGPTPTCSPIYCPDPIIPEKGKLLTEPSSKDGKYVVGDLMIYSCEDGYDVVGESSIVCTENGFWSHPPPFCVPPSEISKSDTIYIENTTLVHIED encoded by the exons atgtatctAATCATTTTgtgtcttatttatatttcatatgtaaCCTGTGCAGAGGAAGAAAATGTTACATTTccaatag ATGACTTCAAATGCTCGTTGCCCGACGTCACAAGTTTAGACTTAAATTTGGATGTCACTAGATTTAGATCTGATTTCTCTAAAATATCTGAA GTTAAATTTCCTGGATTGATTGGTCCTCTAAACGAGCGGTTGATATGCAAAATCAAATGCATTGATGGAAACTGGGTTGGCCCTCTGTGTTCCACATCTCCAG ATGGCAGATTCCAACCAATTTTACGAGAGTGTCTTTACCGCAATGACCATCCACTCTTGGCAATTTCATTCAAGAATTCGTCAATTGAT AGAGACACACATTTCCCGCATGGCTCGGTGATATTAGCCCGGTGCAGACACTACGGACTTTACAAGCTGAAAGGTGACAATCTGCTACGCTGTGAGAACGGAGAATGGACGCCGAAGTTTCCAGAATGCGTTCCCACGACATTAGTCACCAATTTCACTG gcGACGCACCACCTACAATTCAGTATACAGTGGTGAGCGGTTCAGCGGTGGTGACGCCCTCTGGTGAGCTGTTCGTGTACCCCGACAGCACAGTGAGGCTCGACTGCATATCGCCCAAAGCACTGGGCGAGCCGGATTGGAGCTGGACGCAGGCGTTGGGACAACACAACGCTG GATGGTCGACAGATGATGGTGAGCGGGAGACGCACTACAGACTAACGCTGAGTAAGATGTCGGCGCGACACAGCGACCAGTACACGTGCGCCGCGCCCGGCGGTCACACCAACACTGTCCTCGTTAAAGTTGTTA ACGTAGCGTGTCCGCCGGCGAACATATCGTCCGCGCACGTGCGTCAGTTCGCGCAGGGCAACAAGTTGGGACACTCGGTGCATTTCAGCTGCCAGCCGGGGTACCACCTCAATGGCTCCGCTATCCTCACCTGCATGGGCGATG GTCATTGGTCAGCCTTGCCGCCAACATGCGTGGAGACATTCTGCCCGTTGCTGACGAGCCTGGGGCCTCAACTGAGCGTGGTGGAGTACAACTCCTCGTTCGGGGGCCGTGCGGTGTTCCAGTGCTCGTGGGGCTACCGGCTGGTCGGCGTCCCGGGGCTCGAGTGCGAACTCGACGGCAGGTGGTCTGGACCCACGCCCACTTGTTCAC CAATATACTGTCCGGACCCGATAATTCCAGAAAAGGGTAAACTACTAACGGAACCATCTTCCAAGGATGGTAAGTATGTGGTGGGTGACCTGATGATATACTCCTGCGAGGACGGCTACGACGTTGTCGGCGAGTCCTCCATAGTGTGCACTGAGAACGGCTTTTGGTCTCACCCGCCGCCATTTTGTGTGCCACCATCTGAGATATCCAAATCTGATACAATTTATATCGAAAATACCACTCTTGTGCACATTGAagattga